Below is a window of Impatiens glandulifera chromosome 2, dImpGla2.1, whole genome shotgun sequence DNA.
TGCAAGAGGTAGGCGGATCTCTATGCAAGTCCTTGAGCTCCTTCAAGATTCTTCTTGACGCCATTAGAGAGAAGATCAATCTGTCAAACAAAGTATGAATGTACTGTCTGAAGAAGATGAGTTGGTATTTAAATCTCAAAGTGTCTAATGGAGATGAGAATCAAAGGGACCCATTTCATTTTCTGAAGAAATGTAGACGCTAGAGCTAGTCAAAACAGTTCAGATTCCATGAATTGGTTATCTTCTGGAAAGTGGggaataataatatcaaatttcaGAAGATGGCCTTCGTTGGAAAAGAATCTAATCTGGACAATACCTTTACCTTTTTCTATCTTTTATTCTGGGCCACAAGATGAGCATGAAATTCCCTGTTATATTATTCCAAAGAAATTGACCAGCATGATTCCACCACTATTATCATTTGTTAAAACCTTGAGCAAAACCAGTCTCAAATACAAAAGGCAGCAGAGATCTGTTTGATTGATTCATTCATTGATAAAATACATATCACAACACAAAGTACAAACTATGAATTCAtatgatgaagatgtttatgtcTTACAAGAGACTACAAGCAGCagtaatcaatatatttatgtCTTGTTACTACTACAAGATACTGCAAGCATTTTGCCCTTTCCTCTTCTTTCTCCTTTTCTGCTTAGGTGGTTGAAGAACCACCTTAATTGCAGCATCAAACACAGCCTTCACGTTTTGCTGGGTTTTTGAGCTACATTCAATGTAAGCAGCAGCACCAATTTGCTTTCTAAGCTCTTCTCCCTGAGTTGTGGAAATGGGCACAGCTCCAGGATGGTCAACGAAAAACTGTTTATCTTCTCGAAGATCTGCAGGGAggaaggaggaggagaaaacaaattaaacaatgACAAAGATTCTTTGATCATTTCATGATAAAAATCTGAGAAGAGAGTCTAACCGAGCTTTGTCCCAACAAGAACAATTGGAACTGCAGGAGCATAATGCCTTAATTCAGGAATCCACTGAAAACATGGTGGAATGCATCAATCAGCAAACAATTCTTTGATCATTTCATGATAAAAAgtgctatttttttttacagaaaCTGACCTTTTTGGAAATGTTTTCATAGCTCGCCTTGCTAATAAGAGAAAATGCTAGTATGAAAACATCAGCTCCACGATAGCTCAAAGGTCTTAGTCGATTGTAATCTTCCTGACCTGTTTGTTTCCTCCCCCACAAATGAAAATTAACAATCAGAAAAGAGAATCAAAATGGGTAAAACAAAACCCTAGAAGAAGATtgtcttccccttccccttcccctaCCCCTACCTGCTGTATCCCATAACCCCAAGTTCACAGTGCTTCCATCCACAACAACGTTTGCACTAAAATTGTCAAAAACAGTGGGCACGTAATCCTACAACAAACCCACATTCATTTTAACGCaactaatcaagaaattgaCACTTAAAGATCTGTTTCCTTGAAATTGACCAAAGAAGATGATGGGTTACTCACAGTAGGAAAGGTGTTGCTGGTATATGAAATTAGCATACAAGTTTTGCCCACCGCTCCATCGCCGACGGTGACACATTTTATAAACCTCGAACCACTCATTTTCCCTTTTCTTTCCCCGACGGCAACTTCCTCTCCGGCCAAAGAACTCGTTTTGCTTCTTCTTGGTGCAGCAGCCAGGCAGCAGTTTAGTAGAGAAAACCTTCTCTAGAGAGTATACaattataaaccctaatttGGATGTGACAGAATTGATTAATTACTCTGCAAGATTACACCTAATCAAAGAGACACATCATTGATGTGTAGGGATTTGGGTAGAGAGAGAACGGAAACAGGACATGGACAGCCACACTCACATTAATTCGATTCGTCTTCTTTAGTATGgaatggattatttgaaaatgataaaaaaatataatttaatgtaatataaagtaattaattgtggggattggattggattggattggttgatgaagtagttataaaaactatttaataattaattaaaggatTAAAATAGAAAGTAATTATGAATTACCAAATTATAAACTAGAAAATCTAAAATTGCCTAAACCGAAAGGTGCCGTCAGAAATGGGGGGAGGGTCCTACAAAATTGGGGTGTGGGGTTAGATGATTGGGGAAACTTGGCTTTAAAGGTAGGTAAAGTAGACAAGGGTAATTAATAATGGGAAAGtgagtaaaatattattaagatagtaaatatatatataattaaatgcaTGGTCCCATTATATATAATGagttttttagttaaaataaaaataaaaaatatgtttgatgaAAGTATAAGGCGTTGTTtggtttgggttatttaaataacccaatatattcaaattttttttcactTCCCCTTttatcaatcacatcactcaattcattacccaaaatactaaaatatattttattttaaattactatttattattttattattttattattatatatcaaccccttttaagtaatttatcaaaaatattcttatcttctcaaaattatcactaaTCATTATTCATTTTTCCCTTCTAAGTTATTACAATAACCTAATCCGAACCagtttttttaattggtttaattattaaaatattattttatattcaataaaaataaagtaagaatattttaattaataaaagagagaTTTTGATTGTTATAATGAAAATGATGTGAtcgaataattttttttctaaaatattaaataaaactaaaaaaaactgaTGTAAGtgattattagttttttttgttttattgggatttttccaaaagagaaaatgttttgattatttaaaaaaaatagttttggaagtgttttgttgataaaaatattcttactttTTATCTATCTATGTtgaaagtaattttaaataattaaatcaaggataatttttgtattttgaatGATGAAAATAGTGATTGGATGGATGAAGTGATGGTtgacttttaaattaaaatttcttaaaaaatttaaagatcaaacaaggcctaagggTGAAATCTTTATGTAGTTAGGTAGGTTAGGTTTAATGAACAACTAAGTGGACCTCGTTGGTAATTTACTAACTATCCAACCCCACGCCAcctacaaaatttaattaatcaagCCAGCACTACAACTACAATTCTCATTTCTCAACtgcttaataaaaaaaaaacacaaaatgttAGGGAAGCAAATTATCATATGAAAATCTTGTGGGGGAATTGAAACCATCAATGCTTCTAAGCAAACAAAAGACTTTGACTCGTTTTTATCGTCGGATTGATTTTGTAGTAACAAGCTAGATAATCTTTTTCAAAGAAGAGATGACTCGCCAATATCAATAGTTAAATATGTTTTGATCTTGCTTTATGATCCAATCGCAATCCTCAATTCCCATTGGCccaattttgtaatatataatactattaattatatattataaattataaaatgtctcgtttcaacttaaaacgttttcaGTTGTAATCGAATTCGAGATATTTTGGTCTATTAAGtcgattattaattatttttttctctatattatatatatataaaataaataatatactaactttttctctatattatataataattttataactatattgaaatttataagtattttttatttttttataagttctATACAATTGTATAGGTTGGAGTATATAAGTTATTTACCGGTACAATAtcataaaaaagattaaattaattaattatgacaaTTTAATGacttaattgaaattttattctagtatttttttttaaaatcgaatATTACtagttaattgataaataattattgtatattttttcgcttacaacttattatattaatattttttatatatattttgaaatatttttttatactagttcataatgttatatatttaatttgtatatataatttatttttgataaagtTTTGTAACCTCAAGGAATCGCTCCCCTCCCTAGCTTGACACGCGTTGTGAACACGTGACAATACGCGGGAATATCGCGGGGAGGCTCGATGTTTGATGTATTTCAACCTTAGTTTGTGTGTCAGacttcttttaaaagaaaacattattttaaaagatgtttagAATAATGCCTTGGAACTTTGGAATTAaccatgtaaaaataattaattttgtttaaattttaataatctggggaccaaataacaatttggttaaacccggtttaaattaaataaacataatttaatttaaaaaattatttatttgaaatcaaagtcGTCAAGTATTTTTGTGAAAATCAATAACATGATACGTATATAAACGTATTAATACTAGAATTTCTGGAAGGGGTTTGTTTCTTAGTTACGTTCAGGAAAAGGCTTTCGCGCTATATCCATCGCGTCCGTCAaaagacaattttatttttttaaataaacaaagtctagctattaaagatttatttataacatttaatttttttaattagtattcCGATGGTCCTAAACAATGATATGTTTAGATTGCGTAAATAAttgttcaaaattatttaaaagggcaTACatgcgattgcgttgatataatactgagtaaaaaccctaaaaaatatcaaaaaagtgTTAGGATTTAAAACTAATTCCAAACAAGGTCTTATCCCAAAATATTAgtttaggaaatatcccgaaaatataaaaatatcattttttggcctttcgggattatttgaaaatgaatccgggttctaaaattacaaaaataattttggattttgaaaagatgaacgaaataggccttaggactagATTCCTAGGGTCTGGGTTTAATTTTAGTGATCTAGGCTCGGACGagctcggtctagaccgagaCTCGATCCTAGGCTCGGACGagctcggtctagaccgagaCTCGATCCTAGGTTCGAGAGGCTTAATCCTAAACTTGGAATGCTCGGTCCCAGGCTTGGGAGGCTTGGTCCCAGGTCAAGTTCACCAGTCTAGGttatcggtcctagggttaggtaATTCTCAGTCCTAAGTTGGGATAgaactcggtcctaggttagaaaaatcGGTCCTAAGCTAAAGGGAGTGATTGGTCGGGTTTCTCGGTCCTATGTCTTAGGTATCGATCATGGGGCTCAGTCcttcctcaagaacaccggttgtgatcctcggtcctagctcaagaacaccgaTCCTCGGTCTcgatcctaactcaagaacactagTCCTTGGTCTCGATTCGGACCAAAGACATTCGATCCTATTTCTCGGTCCCGGTCCTACAGGACTCGGTcctaggaccgagtgttcttcatttgataTAAAGAAATGGTAGGTCttataacttttgatttagatcatgaaatcatgaaCGGTAAGCTACAATTATttcatatgattatgaagaacaaaagctctaacataaatcacgatcaTTGGATCCTTACATAGATCAATttctaaaaactatttttaggttaaaatttgGGATATTTCAAATTAAGCCATTTCAAGGCTTGATTTTTATTCCATTAGCttttgaaatgataaatatagttgaacataaccaaaacaagaatatcattacataattaaaacaatttttaaagatggaatcaaaatccaaaattttcaaaacgacagtttgatcaaacacgATTAAAACGATATTACAGTCATTGAGAAATCATCCCAACATGtttaaaaacatgtttagtagctttttgaataaaaaaatcaagattaaatctcaagaacattaatttttaaatatccacttttcaaactaatttttcgaaaattttaatttaggttgatttaatatgatattttcaaCAGAAAATTCATACATGACATAGAGAATGAttttaaacaaagaaatcacataattaaaccctaacacagattaaacttgaaaattttgaaaacaataaaattttcaatcacaaattgATATACAAAGCTTCTGGATTCATACCAATAGCTGAAGAACACTCATTAGATGTGTTGAAGATTTTCCAGAAGCCTAGATCGGAGTTGTGGTAGCCGAAACAAGTTTTCACAAAAACTGTTCTTGACCAAAATCTTCAAACTTCGATTTGTAATGTATTAGGCTatgattgtttgatgatttggtagATGGGTGCCTAAAGACTATTTATAGTCAATCTAGGTTAGTGAAGTAGAGCAATTCAAGTCGAAATTGATCTTTGACGAGCTTATCCATAATTCTTATCCTAAACGTGGCAACCTAGTTCTAGGACAAGGTAGGGTAAATAGGCTTAGGGCTATTGTAGGCGACAATAAGACAAACACATGGGAAGAAAAACGAAGGGATAATGTTGAGTGTATGTGGAGATAAGTCTTCTAGAAGAATCGTCGTCGGCGAGTCGCGATTTCAGTGAGCGTCTTGGCACAACGAAGAAGAGGACCCAAAATAGAGTCGTTTCGTGGCGTCGTTAGGCGTTCTGTTCAGTCCGTCAACGTTTGGGCTAACGGGATTAGCctatcccgttagttgatctggTGGAGCGGGCTCGCTGGCTTCGTTACAACGGGCTGTGTGGCGCGTTCTTAGGCGTTGGATGATGCCTGAGTGTTCATCTGTTGGTCACAGATGCTGCTgcaaaaattaaacataattcatgtTGCATTGGATTATCagttttacttttttataaaaggttatttaaaatagatttttaatCCCTTTTTTCGCGTTTTTCTTTACCAAaaattccacaaaaatatttctagaatcatCATAAAAATCatgttcatatttttatttttttgatatttttgagaattttagggtatttatttaattgttttaaactacaaattaaacataatttatgtttaaaatcctaatttaataatttcaaccccttattgggtttaatttttgtaaaataaataaaatattttaatctcaaattattttttggatttttatttaatttttctaattagagtttaattcaataataattaacccttaatttgattttaatttctcgttgggttattttgaatttaaaaattca
It encodes the following:
- the LOC124924084 gene encoding rac-like GTP-binding protein 5, which codes for MSGSRFIKCVTVGDGAVGKTCMLISYTSNTFPTDYVPTVFDNFSANVVVDGSTVNLGLWDTAGQEDYNRLRPLSYRGADVFILAFSLISKASYENISKKWIPELRHYAPAVPIVLVGTKLDLREDKQFFVDHPGAVPISTTQGEELRKQIGAAAYIECSSKTQQNVKAVFDAAIKVVLQPPKQKRRKKRKGQNACSIL